GGCAGCTCGGGACGTATCACCCGAACCGCGTTCCGCAAGACCGTAACCTTGCGGAACGACATATTTGCAGACCGTAGCCTTGCCCTCGAATTTTACGTCAAGATCCTCCAGCCGGCCGGTTATAATCGCCTCGCAGAGCTTAATGAAATCGGTTTGCAGAAGCGGGAGGATGTTCATCGCCTCGGGATCGCCGAAACGGGCGTTGTATTCGATAAGCCGTACCCCGGAGCTGGTTGTCATGAACCCGCCGTAGAGCACCCCTTTGTAGGGCGTTCCCGTTTCTATCCTCAGCGCCTCGGCCACCTTGCGGGTGATCGAAAGACCATCGGCAACGGCATCGGCAGCAAGAAACGGCAGAAGATGGTCGGCGCCGGAATAGGAGCCCATCCCCCCAGTGTTCGGGCCGCGATCCCCGACAAAACGCCGTTTATGATCCTGCACCGGCGGAGTGGCGACGACCGTCCAGCCATCGCACAGACATTGCAGGGAAAACTCCTCCCCCTCCAGCTTTTCCTCAATGGTAACGCCTGGATGTGCGGTGATGATTTCACGGCAGAACTTAATTGCCTCCGCCTTTTCATGAAAATGATCCCCCTGGACCAGCACCCCCTTGCCCCCGGTAAGGCCGTCCGGCTTGAGGACAACCTCTTCGAGCTCGTTGAGAAATTCCGGAATTCCGTCCATTGTCGTGAAATTCCGGAAA
The window above is part of the Syntrophales bacterium genome. Proteins encoded here:
- the purD gene encoding phosphoribosylamine--glycine ligase, encoding MTRVLLVGNGAREHALAEAIMRSQQAPCLYSFMKANNPGIASLSEKIHLGRYDDPQAITAFAGECKADFAFVGPEEPLSNGVVDALAAKGIPAVGPTSSLARLETSKSFTRNLLAKYGIAGNPRFRNFTTMDGIPEFLNELEEVVLKPDGLTGGKGVLVQGDHFHEKAEAIKFCREIITAHPGVTIEEKLEGEEFSLQCLCDGWTVVATPPVQDHKRRFVGDRGPNTGGMGSYSGADHLLPFLAADAVADGLSITRKVAEALRIETGTPYKGVLYGGFMTTSSGVRLIEYNARFGDPEAMNILPLLQTDFIKLCEAIITGRLEDLDVKFEGKATVCKYVVPQGYGLAERGSGDTSRAARIEIGDTTGARLYYSSVDQKPDGLYMTSSRAIGVVGIAADIAAAESIAEGAVQAIRGPVDHRPDIGGAELIQKRIDHMKKLKNVF